A DNA window from Microcystis aeruginosa NIES-843 contains the following coding sequences:
- a CDS encoding DUF4347 domain-containing protein, which translates to MTSSLLPSLPAVDDVLFNFAQSDGLSQANQVDSVRNQGLTAPELNTVVFLDAGVTDYQSLQAGVIPEVATVILSPNQDGIEQISAFLPQNPQITTIHPYY; encoded by the coding sequence ATCACTTCTTCTCTTTTGCCGAGCCTTCCTGCTGTTGACGATGTTTTGTTCAATTTTGCTCAATCTGATGGCTTGAGTCAAGCTAATCAGGTGGATAGTGTGAGAAATCAGGGTTTAACCGCACCCGAATTAAATACTGTAGTTTTCCTCGATGCTGGTGTTACCGATTATCAAAGTCTCCAAGCTGGGGTAATTCCAGAAGTCGCCACGGTTATTCTCTCTCCCAATCAAGACGGAATCGAACAAATATCCGCTTTTTTACCACAAAATCCCCAGATTACCACCATTCACCCCTATTATTAA
- a CDS encoding Rpn family recombination-promoting nuclease/putative transposase, translating into MNQTTANYDEPWKEALTEYFEAFLYFFFPEVHQLIDWTKIPESLEKELKRITASAKTKKRFADKLYKVWLLRGEEVWILIHIEIQSQYEENFPQRMYIYNYRAFDLYQKPVISLAILGDERVNWRPDSYNYTIAGCEVSLKFPTVKLLDYEERWSELEASSNPFAIIVMAHLKTKATTGKLPQREQWKWKLIRGLYEKEFEREQIIKLFEIIDNMMTLSPELQSSLESKIKQFEEERTMPLMSNMELRGIERGKEIGEEIGELRGIERGKEIGKEIGKEIGKEIGKEIGALENARDFVKKVLENRLGDIPGDIGQCLNDASVISVLEEMLKAALIVNSFEECRKSFSIIINK; encoded by the coding sequence ATGAACCAAACAACCGCCAATTATGATGAACCCTGGAAAGAAGCATTAACCGAGTATTTTGAAGCGTTTTTATACTTCTTTTTTCCTGAAGTTCACCAATTGATTGATTGGACAAAAATTCCCGAATCCCTAGAAAAAGAACTCAAACGGATTACCGCTTCAGCAAAGACAAAAAAACGTTTCGCTGACAAACTCTATAAAGTCTGGTTACTCAGGGGTGAAGAAGTCTGGATTTTGATTCATATTGAAATTCAAAGCCAGTACGAAGAAAATTTTCCTCAGAGGATGTATATTTATAACTATCGGGCCTTTGATTTGTATCAGAAACCAGTTATCAGTCTCGCTATATTAGGAGATGAACGAGTAAATTGGCGACCAGATTCCTATAATTATACTATCGCTGGTTGTGAAGTCAGCCTCAAATTCCCAACGGTTAAATTACTGGACTATGAGGAAAGATGGTCAGAACTAGAAGCAAGCAGCAATCCTTTTGCTATAATAGTAATGGCACACCTGAAAACAAAAGCGACTACTGGGAAGCTGCCACAACGGGAACAGTGGAAGTGGAAGTTAATCAGGGGATTATATGAAAAGGAGTTCGAGAGAGAACAGATAATTAAACTGTTTGAAATCATCGACAATATGATGACTTTATCCCCTGAATTGCAGTCAAGTTTAGAGAGTAAAATCAAACAATTTGAGGAGGAAAGAACCATGCCTTTAATGAGTAATATGGAGTTACGAGGAATCGAACGCGGTAAAGAAATTGGTGAGGAAATTGGGGAGTTACGAGGGATAGAACGCGGTAAGGAAATCGGTAAGGAAATTGGTAAGGAAATTGGTAAGGAAATTGGTAAAGAAATTGGAGCGTTAGAAAATGCTCGTGATTTTGTGAAAAAAGTTTTGGAAAACCGACTAGGCGATATCCCTGGAGATATTGGACAATGTCTCAATGATGCTTCAGTTATTTCGGTTTTAGAAGAGATGTTAAAAGCCGCACTTATAGTAAATTCTTTTGAGGAGTGTAGGAAGTCTTTTAGTATCATCATAAATAAGTAG
- a CDS encoding J domain-containing protein → MTGNHYQTLEISHKSTPDEIKRAYRRLARQFHPDSQNDSASHDKIVAINAAYEILSDPRLRKDYDNQLIANFPEKRGQRTATAQANYHRYKEAVQEDEALVKQWYNQTYSPINRLIGQIIRPLKGQIDHLSADPFDDQLMAVFQDYLETCRQNLDRAKTLFCQRPNPAKMAKVAASLYYCLNHLTDGLEELETFTLNYDDRSLHTGQEMFRMAQRLQVEAKQIASQCQN, encoded by the coding sequence ATGACCGGCAACCACTACCAAACCTTAGAAATCAGCCATAAATCGACCCCTGACGAGATTAAACGGGCCTATCGGCGTTTAGCCAGACAATTCCATCCCGATAGTCAAAACGATAGTGCCAGTCACGATAAAATCGTCGCTATTAACGCCGCCTACGAGATTTTAAGCGATCCGAGGCTAAGAAAGGACTATGATAACCAACTAATCGCCAATTTTCCCGAAAAACGCGGCCAACGCACTGCCACTGCCCAAGCAAATTACCATCGTTACAAAGAGGCAGTCCAGGAAGACGAGGCCCTGGTGAAACAGTGGTATAACCAGACCTATAGCCCGATTAATCGTCTGATCGGTCAAATTATCCGGCCTCTCAAAGGTCAGATCGATCACCTATCCGCCGATCCCTTCGATGATCAGTTAATGGCTGTTTTTCAAGACTATCTAGAAACCTGTCGCCAAAATCTCGATCGAGCCAAAACCCTCTTTTGCCAACGGCCCAACCCTGCCAAAATGGCCAAAGTGGCCGCTTCTCTTTACTACTGTCTCAATCATCTCACTGATGGACTAGAAGAATTAGAAACCTTTACCCTTAACTACGATGATCGCTCTCTCCACACCGGTCAAGAAATGTTTCGCATGGCCCAGCGTTTACAGGTAGAAGCTAAACAGATAGCCAGTCAGTGCCAAAATTAA
- a CDS encoding DUF565 domain-containing protein → MAMQRTRLSTLANVTSSRFNSFFGNPWRRISLQIICVLFGIFSGQAIVTTAGQTAQWDVTAAGLLVLFTEAISRIVYRKSSQAKPAPILRESFNLLKIGITYSLFLEAFKIGS, encoded by the coding sequence ATGGCCATGCAACGCACCCGTTTAAGTACGCTGGCTAATGTCACCAGCAGTCGATTTAATAGCTTTTTTGGTAATCCTTGGCGACGGATTTCCCTACAGATAATTTGTGTTTTATTTGGAATTTTTTCTGGTCAAGCAATTGTCACCACTGCTGGACAAACTGCTCAATGGGATGTCACCGCGGCCGGTTTATTAGTGCTGTTTACGGAGGCGATTAGCCGGATTGTTTACCGAAAAAGTTCTCAGGCTAAACCCGCACCGATTCTGCGAGAATCTTTCAATTTACTCAAAATTGGTATCACCTATAGTTTATTTCTAGAAGCCTTTAAAATTGGCTCTTAA
- a CDS encoding Calx-beta domain-containing protein, with product MTSSLLPILPAVDDVLFNFAQSDGFWANLAIAFGASYDVVKATELRQQWKSRNFSQLPPIEVLSGEVLGTANGAYSSSTNKIYLSASFLNTASSAAIINVILEEIGHYVDAQVNQVDSAGDEGAIFAELVQGNSLDVATLEALRAENDQTTIIVNGEIIQVEQADFTGTNGNDNITGTSGDDNIYGLGGNDTLSGLAGNDRLEGGSGNNTLYGGTGNDVFNFAYPLNTNTSDVAMDFVQGQDKIDVSSLNLSDWATLQLLISNDGKNNALITTFFDGVQSQLKLNGINPTLLQASDFIFNTINLNQSIDGDDFYTYNDQLFGGLGNDTLRGFKGNDTLFGEQGDDRLDGGSGSDTLYGGLGDDTAVYTGNRSQYSWTSNQGVFTITDSVANRDGIDTLYGIQKLQFSDQIVTIAPEEDFPSITLAVSPSSVTEDGTANLVYTFTRSGSTTNPLTVNYSIGGTATNGTDYASIPTGVIFAANSATVTVIVDPTADTIVESNETVILTLASGTGYTVGTPNAATGTITDDDTSVTSQLSINDITVVEGKDNHAILTVTVDNPNPQPITFNYTTAPINATANVDYTSKTGTITIAANTATATISIPILNDNLNEPDEAFTVTLSNPVNATINPEGGIGEVIITDTWQSTLTRTLPNNVENLRLIGSNNINGTGNAGNNKITGNSGINQINGRAGIDTLTGGLGADTFIFQFGQSTISTRDRITDFAINSDKIDLLTQGGTATSAPSNFSRAANSTVTTLQNLINQVFTDANGATTGNQGLGVNSAALVQVTTGAIAGTYLVINDSAAGFQSSNDLLINITGFTGALPALGNIPVGNFFV from the coding sequence ATGACTTCTTCTCTTTTGCCGATTCTTCCTGCTGTTGACGATGTTTTGTTTAATTTCGCTCAATCTGATGGCTTTTGGGCGAATTTGGCCATCGCTTTTGGAGCAAGTTATGATGTGGTTAAGGCGACAGAATTACGACAGCAGTGGAAAAGCCGAAATTTTAGTCAACTTCCCCCAATTGAGGTACTTAGTGGTGAAGTTTTGGGGACGGCGAATGGTGCATATTCCAGTAGTACGAATAAGATTTATCTATCAGCATCTTTTTTGAATACAGCTTCTTCAGCAGCGATAATTAATGTGATTTTAGAAGAAATTGGGCATTATGTGGATGCTCAAGTTAATCAGGTGGATAGTGCGGGAGATGAGGGGGCAATTTTTGCAGAGTTGGTGCAGGGAAATAGTCTGGATGTGGCAACCTTGGAGGCTTTACGAGCAGAGAATGACCAGACAACAATTATAGTAAATGGCGAAATTATTCAAGTAGAACAGGCGGATTTTACGGGGACTAATGGGAATGATAATATTACTGGAACTTCTGGGGATGATAACATTTATGGGTTGGGAGGCAATGATACACTTTCTGGTCTAGCCGGAAATGACCGTTTAGAAGGTGGTTCTGGGAATAATACTCTCTACGGTGGGACAGGTAATGATGTCTTTAACTTTGCCTACCCTCTAAACACAAACACCAGTGATGTAGCGATGGATTTTGTCCAGGGACAGGACAAAATTGATGTGAGTAGCTTGAACCTGAGTGATTGGGCTACCCTACAATTACTAATTAGTAATGATGGCAAAAATAATGCGTTAATCACTACTTTTTTTGACGGTGTTCAATCTCAGCTAAAACTCAATGGCATTAATCCGACTCTCTTACAGGCAAGTGATTTTATCTTTAATACAATTAACCTCAATCAGTCTATTGATGGTGATGACTTTTATACTTATAATGATCAACTATTTGGTGGTTTAGGCAATGATACATTGAGAGGATTTAAGGGTAATGATACTTTGTTTGGAGAACAGGGAGATGACCGTTTAGATGGGGGTTCTGGAAGTGATACTCTCTACGGTGGTTTAGGAGATGATACTGCCGTCTATACTGGCAATCGGTCTCAGTATTCATGGACTAGCAATCAAGGAGTATTTACGATAACTGATTCAGTAGCTAATCGGGATGGCATAGACACTTTATACGGTATTCAAAAACTACAATTTTCCGATCAAATTGTAACAATTGCTCCTGAGGAAGATTTCCCTAGTATTACTCTTGCTGTCTCTCCCAGTAGTGTTACTGAAGATGGGACAGCTAATCTTGTTTATACCTTCACTCGTAGTGGTTCCACAACCAATCCTTTAACGGTTAATTACAGTATTGGAGGGACAGCAACCAATGGAACCGATTACGCTTCTATTCCCACGGGTGTCATCTTTGCAGCTAATTCTGCGACTGTTACCGTAATCGTTGACCCCACTGCTGACACAATAGTAGAAAGTAACGAAACTGTTATTTTAACCCTCGCTTCGGGGACAGGTTATACAGTAGGTACTCCTAACGCAGCCACGGGGACAATTACCGATGATGATACCAGTGTCACCTCGCAACTCTCCATTAATGACATCACCGTGGTGGAAGGTAAAGATAATCATGCCATCCTCACCGTCACAGTTGATAACCCCAACCCGCAACCAATTACCTTCAACTATACCACTGCACCCATTAACGCTACCGCTAATGTAGATTACACTAGCAAAACTGGAACTATCACCATTGCTGCTAATACTGCCACCGCTACTATTAGCATTCCCATCCTCAATGATAACCTTAATGAACCTGATGAAGCTTTTACAGTAACCCTGTCAAATCCCGTTAATGCTACCATCAATCCCGAAGGGGGAATAGGAGAAGTTATCATTACTGATACTTGGCAAAGCACTCTCACTCGCACCCTACCCAACAATGTCGAAAATCTCAGACTAATTGGCAGTAATAATATTAACGGTACAGGTAACGCCGGTAACAATAAAATCACTGGAAATAGTGGCATTAATCAAATCAATGGACGTGCGGGAATTGATACTTTAACCGGTGGTTTAGGTGCAGATACTTTTATCTTCCAATTTGGTCAATCTACCATATCAACAAGGGATCGTATCACAGATTTTGCCATCAATAGTGATAAAATCGACTTATTAACTCAAGGTGGAACTGCCACGAGTGCGCCTAGCAATTTCAGTCGTGCTGCTAATAGCACTGTCACCACTTTACAGAATTTAATCAATCAGGTATTTACTGATGCCAATGGAGCCACTACAGGTAATCAAGGATTAGGGGTTAATAGTGCCGCCTTAGTGCAGGTAACAACCGGTGCAATAGCTGGAACTTACCTCGTTATTAATGATAGCGCGGCTGGCTTCCAATCCAGCAATGATTTATTAATAAATATCACCGGATTTACTGGTGCTTTGCCAGCTTTAGGGAACATTCCAGTGGGTAATTTCTTTGTTTAA
- a CDS encoding DUF3611 family protein — MRDKQSEITNISTPRDSDLYSLPPAVQRAANILLRQGRIGFWTQIVLGVISGVLLLIATASLLGTRQRTSGIEIGVLCAIGGAGFLVVAIFFSSRYMKIARQMLRGDQDSRPKKSDTIQLIRQGLIANIIGMFLTILGAQALAGIVLIKSLNVPQGTFNVASNPSQFVNSVDLLIVQANTNTILAHFTGIVTSLWLLNRITSK; from the coding sequence ATGAGAGACAAACAATCAGAAATTACCAATATATCCACCCCTAGAGATTCTGATCTTTATTCCTTGCCTCCGGCCGTCCAACGGGCTGCTAATATCCTTTTACGTCAGGGAAGAATCGGTTTTTGGACGCAGATTGTCCTGGGCGTAATTTCAGGGGTTTTATTACTCATTGCTACCGCTAGTTTATTAGGGACGAGACAACGCACTTCTGGCATTGAAATCGGTGTTTTATGTGCCATTGGTGGGGCTGGTTTCTTGGTGGTCGCCATTTTCTTTTCCTCTCGTTACATGAAAATTGCCCGTCAAATGTTGAGGGGTGATCAAGATAGTCGCCCGAAAAAATCCGATACTATTCAGTTAATCCGTCAGGGTTTAATCGCTAATATTATCGGGATGTTTTTAACGATTTTGGGAGCGCAAGCGTTAGCGGGAATCGTCTTAATTAAATCCCTCAATGTTCCCCAAGGTACTTTTAATGTTGCCTCTAACCCCAGTCAATTTGTTAATTCGGTTGATCTGTTAATTGTGCAGGCTAATACTAATACAATTCTCGCTCACTTTACTGGTATCGTTACTTCTTTGTGGCTTCTTAACCGTATTACTTCTAAATAA
- a CDS encoding PD-(D/E)XK nuclease family protein, whose translation MPKIYRLAQGHLNLLETCPPRFQKVYLEELNTPADPEQLQRQEWGSQFHLLLQQRELGLPIASLLRENEQLEHCLTALLKAAPAIAQNPGETNREAEHCRSLTVGNYLLTVIYDLILLESDRAVIFDWKTYLKPIDADQLAKNWQTRLYLYVLAETSAYPLDSLSMTYWFVQLPRSPEQITFNYNRKLHQQTGRDLRRLLKDLDRYLSAYQNDLVDFPHRPDCQLHCPYYLRQERSDPIDLPSIEDIPEINPFV comes from the coding sequence ATGCCTAAGATCTACCGTCTTGCCCAAGGTCATTTAAACCTATTGGAAACCTGTCCACCCAGATTTCAAAAAGTCTATCTAGAGGAACTTAACACACCGGCTGACCCTGAACAATTGCAGCGGCAAGAATGGGGCAGTCAGTTTCACCTATTATTACAGCAGCGGGAATTAGGACTGCCGATCGCATCTTTATTACGGGAAAATGAACAGTTAGAACATTGTTTAACGGCCCTATTAAAGGCTGCCCCGGCAATTGCCCAAAATCCGGGAGAAACCAATCGAGAAGCGGAACATTGTCGCAGTTTAACTGTGGGTAATTATTTATTAACGGTTATCTATGATTTAATTTTATTAGAGAGCGATCGAGCGGTAATTTTTGACTGGAAAACCTACTTAAAACCTATCGATGCTGACCAACTAGCCAAAAATTGGCAGACGAGACTTTATCTGTATGTGTTGGCAGAAACTTCTGCTTATCCTCTTGATAGTTTATCGATGACCTATTGGTTTGTGCAGTTACCCCGCAGCCCCGAACAAATTACTTTTAACTATAATCGGAAACTACACCAACAGACAGGGCGAGATTTACGCCGTTTATTGAAGGATCTCGATCGCTATCTATCAGCATACCAAAATGATTTAGTTGATTTTCCCCATCGTCCCGATTGTCAGCTTCATTGTCCCTATTATCTTAGACAAGAGCGATCGGACCCAATAGACTTACCCTCGATCGAGGATATCCCTGAAATCAATCCTTTTGTCTAA
- a CDS encoding ABC-F family ATP-binding cassette domain-containing protein, whose product MTLLTVRSLKKDFGIKEILKDASFSLDDRDKVGLIGTNGSGKSTLLKMIAGLEAIDGGEIQINSGMKIVYLPQQPDLDDDKTVLEQVFADSGESMTLIKEYEELSDRLVHEPENLDTIMERLSRVSQQIDKLAAWDLETNAKVILSKLGIDNFNARVGDLSGGYRKRIAIATALLADPDCLLMDEPTNHLDALSVEWLQSYLSRFRGGLLLITHDRYFLDRVTNRIIEIDRGDLSTYSGNYAYYLEKKALAEESIASSQRKHAGVLRRELEWLSRGPKARSTKQKARIDRIQAMGTKEFKQVEGKVDIATAGRRIGKKVIEVEKISKAYGDHTLIKDFTYIFTPEDRIGIIGSNGVGKSTLMDIITGKTLPDSGTVDIGSTIHIGYFDQQSDDLNINENQRVIEYLKSVAELVKTLDGSVITASQMLEKFLFPPDQQYAPIYKLSGGERRRLFLLRVLMSAPNVLILDEPTNDLDVQTLAILEEYLEDFNGCVIVVSHDRYFLDRVVDTIFSFETGGNIRQYPGNYSLYLDQKKEEEEPKEKKVTPKTVKASPSPVNKKISFKEKKEYEDIEKQIPILEAKKAEIEQVLYGEPLEDFTKITALTEELAQLSQKIDNLTDRWLELAEKLG is encoded by the coding sequence ATGACACTGCTGACGGTTCGATCGCTCAAAAAAGACTTCGGTATCAAGGAAATTCTCAAAGATGCGAGTTTTAGTCTCGATGATCGCGATAAAGTCGGCCTGATCGGTACGAATGGATCGGGAAAATCGACCCTATTGAAAATGATCGCCGGATTAGAAGCGATCGATGGTGGCGAAATTCAAATCAATTCGGGGATGAAAATCGTCTATTTACCCCAGCAACCCGATCTAGACGACGATAAAACGGTTTTAGAGCAGGTTTTCGCCGATAGTGGCGAAAGTATGACTTTAATTAAGGAATACGAGGAATTGTCCGATCGCCTTGTCCATGAGCCAGAAAATCTGGATACTATTATGGAACGTTTGTCAAGGGTTTCGCAACAAATTGATAAACTTGCCGCCTGGGATTTAGAAACCAATGCTAAAGTTATTTTAAGTAAACTGGGTATCGATAATTTTAATGCTCGCGTGGGAGATTTATCGGGGGGATATCGCAAAAGAATCGCCATCGCTACCGCACTTTTAGCCGATCCTGACTGTTTATTGATGGATGAACCCACAAACCATTTAGACGCGCTTTCCGTGGAGTGGTTACAGAGTTATTTGTCCCGTTTTCGGGGAGGATTATTATTAATTACTCACGATCGCTATTTTCTCGATCGAGTGACTAATCGCATCATTGAAATCGATCGGGGAGATTTATCTACTTATTCTGGTAATTATGCCTATTATCTAGAAAAAAAAGCTTTAGCGGAAGAATCGATCGCCAGTAGTCAACGCAAACACGCGGGAGTTTTACGACGGGAATTAGAATGGTTATCCCGGGGACCAAAAGCGCGCAGTACCAAACAAAAAGCGCGGATCGATCGCATTCAGGCAATGGGGACTAAGGAATTTAAACAGGTGGAGGGAAAAGTCGATATTGCCACCGCAGGAAGACGCATCGGCAAAAAAGTTATCGAAGTAGAAAAGATCTCGAAAGCTTACGGCGATCATACTTTAATTAAAGATTTTACCTATATTTTTACCCCCGAAGATCGCATCGGTATTATTGGCAGTAACGGGGTAGGAAAATCTACTCTCATGGATATTATTACCGGGAAAACTCTCCCCGATTCAGGCACGGTTGACATCGGTTCCACTATTCATATTGGTTACTTCGATCAACAATCCGATGATCTCAATATCAACGAAAATCAAAGAGTGATCGAATATCTGAAAAGTGTGGCCGAATTAGTCAAAACCCTAGACGGCAGCGTGATCACCGCTTCCCAGATGTTAGAAAAATTTCTCTTTCCTCCCGATCAACAGTATGCACCAATTTATAAACTTTCTGGAGGAGAAAGACGACGCTTATTTTTACTACGAGTTTTGATGAGTGCGCCTAATGTTTTAATCTTAGATGAACCCACCAATGATCTCGATGTGCAGACTTTAGCAATTTTAGAAGAATATTTAGAGGACTTTAACGGTTGTGTGATTGTCGTTTCCCATGATCGCTATTTTCTCGATCGAGTAGTTGATACTATTTTTTCCTTTGAAACCGGGGGTAATATCCGTCAATATCCGGGTAATTATTCCCTTTATCTCGATCAGAAAAAAGAGGAGGAGGAACCAAAAGAAAAAAAAGTCACCCCAAAAACTGTTAAAGCTTCTCCGTCACCCGTCAATAAGAAAATCTCTTTTAAAGAGAAAAAAGAATACGAAGATATCGAAAAACAAATACCAATTTTAGAAGCAAAAAAAGCTGAAATTGAACAGGTACTTTATGGAGAACCCCTAGAAGATTTTACTAAAATAACCGCTCTGACCGAAGAATTAGCTCAATTGAGTCAAAAAATTGATAATTTAACCGATCGCTGGTTAGAATTAGCGGAAAAATTAGGCTAG
- a CDS encoding type II toxin-antitoxin system VapC family toxin: protein MNIILDACAVIAFVRNETGADLVRETITNQNNKKMIHVVNLCEVYYNFYCDIGESETEKLIQELSDINIKTRFDLSSKFWRQVSQYKALIKRISLADCFALTLANQEKGILLTSDRKEFEPIIPLNICQINFIR, encoded by the coding sequence ATGAATATCATTTTAGATGCTTGTGCTGTAATTGCTTTTGTTCGTAATGAAACAGGAGCGGATCTTGTCAGAGAAACCATCACTAATCAAAATAATAAAAAAATGATTCATGTTGTTAATCTTTGCGAAGTTTACTATAATTTTTATTGCGACATAGGAGAATCAGAAACAGAAAAACTAATTCAAGAATTAAGTGATATTAACATAAAAACTCGCTTTGATTTAAGTAGCAAGTTTTGGCGACAAGTAAGCCAATATAAGGCACTAATTAAGCGCATTTCTTTAGCTGATTGTTTTGCTTTAACTTTAGCCAATCAAGAAAAAGGAATTTTACTTACTTCTGACCGAAAAGAATTTGAACCGATTATTCCTCTTAATATTTGTCAGATTAATTTTATTCGTTAA